From Chloracidobacterium sp. N, the proteins below share one genomic window:
- a CDS encoding phosphoribosylanthranilate isomerase, producing the protein MPSAPVRIKICGVTCPADAEAAVAAGADLLGLIFAPSSVRRVEVETARAIAAAVQGRAETVAVFQDAPADAINAVATHIGCDFVQLHGQEAPALAARVIRPVIRAVVVTAATAETEVRLWAQTKNVAHLLFDRPKAQPEADWEARLDRLWAAVTSGTDRFPGSFVAGGLSAENVPQVIRRWRPYGVDVASGVESAPGRKDARRMQAFCQAVRQALEPV; encoded by the coding sequence ATGCCGTCAGCGCCCGTCCGCATCAAAATCTGCGGTGTCACGTGCCCTGCCGATGCCGAGGCGGCCGTGGCCGCTGGCGCTGACCTGCTGGGGCTGATCTTTGCCCCTTCCAGCGTACGGCGTGTGGAAGTGGAAACCGCGCGCGCCATTGCCGCAGCCGTCCAGGGACGCGCCGAGACCGTCGCCGTGTTTCAGGATGCGCCTGCTGACGCCATCAATGCCGTCGCAACGCACATCGGTTGTGATTTCGTCCAGTTGCACGGGCAGGAAGCCCCGGCGCTGGCAGCCAGGGTCATCCGGCCGGTGATTCGCGCCGTGGTGGTGACGGCCGCCACGGCAGAAACGGAAGTCAGGCTGTGGGCGCAGACAAAGAACGTCGCCCACCTGCTGTTTGACCGCCCCAAGGCGCAACCGGAAGCCGACTGGGAAGCCCGGCTCGACCGCCTCTGGGCGGCGGTCACTTCCGGGACCGACCGCTTTCCGGGGAGCTTTGTCGCCGGTGGGCTTTCTGCCGAAAACGTGCCGCAGGTGATCCGGCGGTGGCGTCCCTATGGTGTGGATGTGGCTTCCGGGGTGGAGTCTGCGCCCGGACGAAAAGACGCCCGACGGATGCAGGCCTTTTGCCAGGCCGTCCGGCAGGCGCTGGAACCGGTCTGA
- a CDS encoding ribonucleoside-diphosphate reductase subunit alpha has translation MNESAAARQTESIPSSMRVRKRNGSYEPVDVNKIIRAVGRCCTGLTNIDAYRVATKTIGGLYDGATTAELDQLSINTAASLIVEEPEYSRLAARLLATYIHKEVRNQNIYSFSQSITAGYDLGLINDRVRNFVSENRRKLDEAICDERDQAFEYFGLRTVYDRYLLKHPTSRAVIETPQYFFLRVASGLAQTVAEAIELYQVLSSLEYMASTPTLFNAGTRHEQLSSCFLLDSPEDDLAAIYQKYTDVALLSKFAGGIGLAYHRVRSKGSLIRGTNGHSNGIVPWLKTLDSSVAAVNQGGKRKGACCVYLEPWHADIEDFLELRDNTGDEARRTYNLNLANWIPDLFMKRVEEDGPWSLFDPKLVPHLPDLYGEEFEAAYLKAESEKLYTRQIRARDLYQRMMRTLAQTGNGWMTFKDAANRKCNQTAQPGRVVHLSNLCTEIIEVTSPTETAVCNLGSLNLARYVTDGRFDFEKLARNVRIAVRQLDRVIDINFYPIPSTAASNRRWRPIGLGLMGLQDVFFQLRLPFDSPEALELSTRIQEEVYYHALAASCDLAEVHGPHPAFPETRAAQGILQFDLWGVTPPDPERWNALRERIRATGLRNSLLIAIAPTATIASICGCYEAIEPQVSNLFKRETLSGDFLQINRYLVEDLKRLGLWNEDIRTQIKLADGSIQGIAAIPEDLRRLYRTAWELPMRALIDMAAARGAYIDQSQSLNLFMESPSIGKLSSMYMYAWKKGLKTTYYLRSRPATTIAKATVAPTAAGTGGNGPGAPQPTPSDDGALACSLANPESCEACQ, from the coding sequence ATGAACGAATCCGCTGCTGCCCGCCAAACCGAGAGCATTCCTTCGAGCATGCGTGTCAGAAAACGCAACGGCAGCTACGAGCCGGTGGATGTCAACAAGATCATCCGCGCCGTCGGACGGTGCTGTACCGGGCTGACGAATATAGACGCCTACCGGGTGGCGACCAAAACCATCGGTGGACTGTACGATGGGGCCACTACGGCCGAACTTGACCAGCTTTCCATCAACACGGCCGCCTCGCTCATCGTCGAGGAGCCGGAGTATTCGCGCCTCGCAGCCCGGTTGCTGGCGACCTACATTCACAAGGAAGTCCGCAACCAGAACATTTATTCCTTTTCGCAATCCATCACTGCCGGTTACGACCTCGGCCTTATCAATGACCGCGTTCGCAACTTCGTCAGCGAGAACCGGCGCAAGCTCGACGAAGCCATCTGCGACGAGCGCGATCAGGCGTTTGAATACTTCGGTCTGCGCACCGTCTATGACCGCTACCTGCTCAAACATCCCACCTCGCGCGCGGTCATCGAGACGCCCCAGTATTTCTTCCTGCGCGTGGCCAGCGGGCTGGCGCAAACGGTGGCCGAAGCCATTGAGCTGTATCAGGTGCTGTCCTCGCTGGAATACATGGCCAGCACCCCGACGCTGTTCAATGCCGGCACGCGCCACGAGCAGCTTTCTTCCTGTTTCCTGCTCGACTCGCCGGAAGATGATCTGGCGGCGATTTACCAGAAATATACGGACGTGGCGCTGCTGTCGAAGTTTGCCGGCGGCATCGGGCTGGCCTATCACCGCGTCCGGTCGAAAGGGTCGCTCATCCGGGGCACGAACGGGCACTCCAACGGCATTGTCCCGTGGCTCAAAACGCTGGATTCCTCGGTCGCGGCCGTCAATCAGGGCGGAAAGCGCAAGGGGGCCTGCTGCGTCTATCTCGAACCCTGGCACGCCGACATCGAAGACTTCCTCGAACTGCGTGACAACACGGGCGATGAAGCTCGCCGTACCTACAACCTCAATCTGGCCAACTGGATTCCCGACCTCTTCATGAAGCGCGTTGAGGAAGACGGCCCGTGGTCACTGTTTGACCCCAAGCTCGTGCCGCACCTGCCCGACCTCTATGGCGAGGAGTTTGAGGCGGCGTACCTCAAGGCCGAAAGCGAAAAACTCTACACCCGCCAGATACGCGCCCGTGACCTCTACCAGCGGATGATGCGGACGCTGGCGCAGACCGGCAACGGCTGGATGACCTTCAAGGACGCCGCCAACCGCAAGTGCAACCAGACGGCCCAGCCCGGCCGGGTCGTGCATCTGTCCAACCTCTGCACGGAAATCATCGAAGTCACTTCCCCAACGGAAACCGCTGTGTGCAATCTCGGCTCGCTCAACCTCGCCCGGTATGTCACGGACGGCCGGTTTGACTTCGAGAAGCTGGCGCGCAACGTCCGCATCGCGGTTCGCCAACTTGACCGCGTCATTGACATCAACTTCTACCCCATCCCCTCCACCGCCGCATCCAACCGCCGGTGGCGGCCCATCGGATTGGGACTGATGGGCCTGCAGGATGTGTTCTTTCAGCTCCGCCTGCCGTTTGATTCGCCCGAAGCGCTGGAACTCTCCACCCGCATCCAGGAAGAGGTCTATTACCACGCGCTGGCGGCGTCCTGTGACCTGGCCGAAGTGCATGGCCCGCACCCGGCCTTTCCTGAAACCCGCGCGGCCCAGGGCATTCTGCAATTCGATCTGTGGGGCGTTACGCCGCCCGATCCCGAACGCTGGAATGCCCTGCGCGAGCGCATCCGGGCGACGGGACTGCGCAACAGCCTGCTCATCGCCATTGCGCCGACGGCCACCATTGCCTCAATCTGCGGCTGCTACGAAGCCATCGAGCCACAGGTGTCCAATCTCTTCAAACGCGAGACGCTTTCGGGCGACTTCCTGCAAATCAACCGCTACCTCGTGGAAGACCTCAAGCGGCTGGGGCTGTGGAACGAAGACATCCGTACCCAGATCAAGCTGGCCGATGGCTCCATTCAGGGCATTGCCGCGATTCCCGAAGACCTCCGGCGGCTGTACCGCACGGCTTGGGAACTGCCCATGCGGGCGCTCATTGATATGGCTGCCGCACGGGGGGCCTACATTGACCAGTCCCAGTCACTCAACCTGTTTATGGAATCGCCCAGCATCGGCAAGCTGTCTTCGATGTACATGTACGCTTGGAAGAAGGGCCTCAAAACGACCTACTACCTGCGCTCGCGTCCGGCAACGACCATTGCCAAGGCAACCGTCGCGCCGACCGCGGCCGGCACGGGCGGGAATGGCCCCGGCGCGCCACAACCCACCCCATCGGACGATGGGGCGCTGGCCTGTTCGCTGGCCAACCCGGAAAGCTGTGAAGCCTGCCAGTAA
- a CDS encoding threonine/serine dehydratase, translating into MSYSIPLEAFVAARERIAPYIRHTPMLPMPLVHRDVHPRIHFKLENMQVSGSFKARGVFNTLLQLDPSQRQRGVITASGGNHGLALAYAANRLDVPAIVYLPERASEDRVMRIARYGAKVIKHGEAWDDANARALEHAAAEGLAYVPAFDGVSVVEGQGTVGLEMLEDLPDMDCLLVAVGGGGLIAGVSAAIRQKKPGVTIIGVEPVGAPSMSKSLAAGCRTGVQQVRTIADTLAPRSVSDLTFGVTRQYVDTVHLIDDRQMVQAMRWLWAECNQIVEPAGAAVVAALLDGGVPLGKYECPVALICGGNAAAESVFASYQQAADMLMGIN; encoded by the coding sequence ATGTCGTACTCGATTCCCCTCGAAGCCTTCGTGGCGGCGCGGGAGCGGATTGCCCCCTACATCCGCCATACCCCGATGCTGCCAATGCCCCTGGTGCACCGTGACGTGCACCCACGCATTCACTTCAAGCTCGAAAACATGCAGGTCAGCGGCTCGTTCAAGGCGCGTGGCGTGTTCAACACCCTGCTCCAGCTCGATCCGTCCCAGCGTCAGCGCGGCGTGATTACGGCCTCCGGCGGCAATCACGGGCTGGCGCTGGCGTATGCAGCCAACCGTCTCGACGTGCCGGCCATTGTGTACCTGCCCGAACGCGCCAGCGAAGACCGCGTCATGCGGATTGCGCGCTACGGGGCCAAAGTCATCAAGCACGGCGAAGCCTGGGACGATGCCAACGCCAGGGCGCTCGAACATGCTGCGGCGGAAGGTCTGGCGTACGTCCCGGCTTTCGACGGCGTTTCGGTCGTCGAAGGACAGGGCACCGTCGGACTGGAGATGCTCGAAGACCTGCCCGACATGGACTGCCTGCTGGTGGCCGTCGGCGGCGGCGGGCTGATTGCCGGCGTGTCGGCGGCCATCCGCCAGAAAAAGCCTGGTGTGACCATCATCGGCGTTGAGCCGGTCGGCGCGCCTTCCATGAGCAAAAGCCTGGCGGCCGGCTGCCGGACGGGCGTCCAACAGGTGCGTACCATTGCTGATACGCTGGCCCCCCGCAGTGTGAGTGATTTGACCTTCGGCGTCACGCGCCAGTATGTGGATACGGTGCACCTCATTGATGACCGCCAGATGGTCCAGGCAATGCGGTGGCTGTGGGCGGAGTGCAATCAGATTGTCGAGCCGGCCGGGGCCGCCGTGGTGGCCGCCCTGCTGGATGGCGGCGTCCCACTGGGCAAGTATGAGTGTCCGGTGGCGCTCATCTGCGGTGGAAATGCGGCGGCCGAAAGCGTCTTTGCCTCCTACCAGCAGGCCGCCGACATGCTGATGGGCATCAACTGA
- a CDS encoding ribonucleotide-diphosphate reductase subunit beta, translating to MLLDPGFNLTLRPMKYPLFYEMYRNAVKNTWTVEEVDFSTDVADLHSRLTPAERHLIHRLVAFFATGDSIVGNNLVLNLYKHINAPEARMYLSRQLFEEALHVQFYLTLLDTYIPDLAERERAFAAVHNIPSIARKAQFCQRWMDSIFMLDELHTREDRRKFLLNLLCFASCVEGLFFFAAFAYVYFLRSKGLLHGLASGTNWVFRDESLHMNFAFAVADQVRQEEPELFDDAMEAALVQMIEEAVDCEMQFAEDLLSGGVAGLSLADMRQYLEFVADQRLARLGCERRFYVRNPFPFMDLQDVQEVTNFFERRVAAYQVGVTGEVAFDEAF from the coding sequence ATGTTACTCGACCCCGGCTTCAACCTGACGTTGCGGCCGATGAAGTATCCGCTGTTTTATGAGATGTACCGCAATGCGGTCAAAAACACCTGGACGGTTGAGGAAGTGGATTTTTCAACCGACGTGGCTGACCTGCACAGCCGGTTGACACCAGCGGAACGCCACCTCATTCACCGCCTGGTGGCCTTTTTTGCCACCGGCGATTCCATTGTGGGCAACAACCTGGTGCTCAACCTCTACAAGCACATCAACGCGCCCGAAGCGCGGATGTACCTTTCGCGGCAGCTTTTCGAGGAAGCGCTCCACGTCCAGTTCTACCTGACGCTGCTCGACACCTACATTCCCGACCTGGCTGAGCGGGAGCGCGCCTTTGCCGCTGTCCACAACATTCCCTCCATTGCGCGCAAGGCACAGTTCTGCCAGCGGTGGATGGATTCGATCTTCATGCTCGATGAACTGCACACCCGCGAAGACCGCCGGAAATTCCTGCTCAACCTGCTGTGCTTTGCCAGTTGCGTCGAGGGGCTGTTCTTCTTTGCGGCCTTTGCCTACGTGTATTTTCTGCGCTCCAAGGGATTGCTGCACGGGCTGGCTTCGGGGACGAATTGGGTGTTCCGGGATGAAAGCCTGCACATGAACTTTGCCTTTGCCGTCGCCGACCAGGTACGGCAGGAAGAACCGGAACTGTTCGACGACGCGATGGAAGCCGCCCTGGTGCAGATGATTGAGGAAGCCGTGGACTGCGAAATGCAGTTTGCGGAAGACCTGCTTTCGGGCGGTGTGGCCGGGTTGTCGCTGGCCGACATGCGGCAGTACCTGGAGTTTGTGGCCGACCAGCGCCTGGCGCGACTCGGCTGCGAAAGACGCTTCTACGTCCGCAATCCGTTTCCCTTCATGGACCTGCAGGATGTGCAGGAAGTGACGAACTTCTTTGAACGACGTGTGGCGGCCTATCAGGTTGGCGTCACCGGAGAAGTCGCCTTCGACGAAGCCTTCTAG
- the coaE gene encoding dephospho-CoA kinase (Dephospho-CoA kinase (CoaE) performs the final step in coenzyme A biosynthesis.) produces MLRVGLTGGIAVGKSYVSALLRELGCHVFDADDIARAVVQPGMPALNDIVDAFGPDVLAADGTLDRAKLGRLVFADAEARSRLNAIVHPRVHAEQDRLLREVEACDPQGIAVVDAALLIESGGYRRLDVVVVVWCRPEIQLARLMARNGLSREEAAQRIAAQMPSEEKRRYADFEIDTSEGFEPTRQQVLALHAALRARALTR; encoded by the coding sequence ATGCTTCGCGTCGGACTTACAGGCGGCATCGCCGTGGGCAAATCCTATGTTTCCGCCCTCCTGCGCGAACTGGGCTGCCATGTTTTCGATGCCGACGACATTGCCCGGGCCGTTGTGCAGCCCGGCATGCCGGCGTTGAACGACATCGTGGACGCCTTTGGCCCGGACGTACTGGCCGCCGACGGCACGCTGGACCGCGCCAAACTCGGTCGCCTGGTGTTTGCCGACGCCGAAGCGCGGTCCCGGCTCAATGCCATCGTGCATCCGCGCGTCCACGCCGAACAGGACCGCCTGCTGCGCGAAGTCGAAGCCTGTGACCCACAGGGCATTGCCGTCGTGGATGCGGCGCTGCTCATTGAATCCGGCGGCTACCGGCGCCTTGACGTGGTGGTGGTCGTCTGGTGCCGCCCCGAAATCCAGCTCGCCCGCCTGATGGCGCGCAATGGTCTCAGTCGTGAGGAAGCTGCCCAGCGCATCGCTGCCCAGATGCCTTCCGAAGAAAAACGGCGCTACGCCGACTTCGAGATTGACACCTCGGAAGGGTTCGAGCCAACCCGCCAGCAGGTGCTTGCCCTGCATGCGGCCCTGCGCGCCCGCGCCCTGACCCGCTGA
- a CDS encoding response regulator produces the protein MKTTFPPWKLDVPAALAALVAGGLGLGLNAFPLSIGSDLHFIFGPIFPLIIALTFGPLYGMVAALLAGLATVWLWGHGLALPFLVAQAFVVGWCVRRWKWRALFADAVFWVGISPLLYFLHVRSGVYPDGLGPAVAFKYVVNGLLCTTLADSSLGWPAFGRLLARYGARLPENTMAARLTRVLTLVAVVPACALSAWYAHAASNQQEQEVRAELTTQTRFVANVLSDKLLVARQDVTILAERLSEMPDDPAAVARRLQRYHQHAFLFETLLVADTAGKVIASSPVVSEPQLNVAGHPYLQAALSGQNVVISDGLHCPVPAGKDPCIAFAAPIRLPDGSVRGVVEGRMTTTQLSRLLSGSVAHRGEPFHLVVLDWQSQVLATNRPDLFPLLAKTRLSDIRAYDRALWLPIPASGQEARFWVWQEREPETGWRCYALVPFAVVHQRAATVFIPFLLAIPFVLFVVAWASGVTVRRVMRPLDELTATARVLATDPERAPDILPDSPNGQTLPATQLPAEIAHLTEAFHAMARQVGKTMSYLRATNIELEIARQRLEDARDNLERELAARTAEIERREEARLRSQKLELLGHLTGGIAHNFNNLLTVILSYSSLELSRRAPDDPACKGLQSIRRAAERGRDLVKQLMAYSRASEASAALCFPLHDALRTVQGMVERLFNEEVELTTNFAAGEVFVYAIPQELEQVFLNLLVNARDAMPNGGTISLETTLVTDAAAEAGGVVFPAGSRLEDFLAAQPVVRISVRDTGTGIPPEVMARLCEPFFTTKEQHKGTGLGLSTALGTITSAGGLLRVESEVGKGTAFHVYLPVAEQPASGVPTSGSHRLSFLKPSAQAQRVLVVEDDPDVRATVGAALLAGGFAVVEARDGQAAWNIIQQQAGRFDLVVTDVRMPNVNGVQLASSIWETYPDLPVLFISGYADREDTGQSFAFRDNLIYKPFTAAEIVEKVKSMMDRNAAEYVTRETE, from the coding sequence ATGAAGACTACCTTTCCTCCGTGGAAATTGGACGTGCCGGCTGCCCTGGCGGCGCTCGTTGCCGGGGGACTGGGGCTTGGTCTCAATGCCTTCCCGCTATCTATCGGCAGTGATCTGCACTTCATCTTTGGTCCGATCTTTCCGCTCATCATCGCCTTGACTTTCGGCCCGTTATACGGAATGGTCGCGGCCCTGCTGGCCGGTCTTGCCACGGTGTGGTTGTGGGGCCACGGGCTGGCGCTGCCTTTTCTGGTGGCTCAGGCGTTTGTTGTCGGGTGGTGTGTCCGGCGCTGGAAGTGGCGGGCGCTCTTTGCAGATGCCGTCTTCTGGGTCGGTATCTCACCCCTGCTTTACTTCCTGCATGTCCGTTCCGGGGTGTACCCGGATGGCCTCGGCCCGGCTGTGGCCTTCAAGTATGTCGTCAATGGGTTGCTGTGCACGACCCTGGCCGATTCATCTCTTGGCTGGCCGGCATTCGGACGTCTGTTGGCACGGTATGGCGCCAGGCTGCCGGAAAACACCATGGCTGCCCGGCTGACACGGGTGCTCACTCTGGTGGCGGTTGTGCCGGCGTGTGCTCTGTCCGCCTGGTATGCCCACGCTGCATCGAACCAGCAGGAGCAGGAAGTACGCGCTGAGCTGACAACACAGACCAGGTTTGTGGCCAATGTGCTCAGTGACAAGCTACTGGTAGCGCGGCAGGATGTGACCATACTTGCCGAACGGCTGTCCGAGATGCCAGACGACCCAGCCGCCGTCGCGCGTAGGTTGCAGCGTTATCACCAGCACGCTTTTCTGTTCGAGACACTTCTGGTGGCCGACACGGCCGGCAAGGTCATCGCCAGCAGTCCCGTGGTTTCCGAACCGCAGTTGAATGTTGCCGGCCATCCCTACCTGCAGGCGGCACTGTCCGGGCAAAACGTCGTGATTTCAGATGGTTTGCACTGTCCGGTCCCGGCGGGGAAGGACCCCTGCATAGCATTTGCCGCGCCGATTCGGTTGCCGGATGGCAGCGTGCGAGGCGTCGTCGAGGGGCGGATGACGACCACCCAACTCTCACGGCTGCTGTCGGGCAGTGTCGCCCATCGGGGTGAACCGTTCCACCTGGTCGTCCTGGACTGGCAGTCGCAGGTTCTGGCGACAAACCGCCCTGACCTTTTTCCACTGCTGGCCAAAACGAGGCTCTCCGACATCCGGGCGTATGACCGGGCGCTGTGGCTTCCGATTCCTGCCTCCGGGCAAGAAGCCCGCTTCTGGGTCTGGCAGGAACGGGAGCCGGAGACCGGCTGGCGATGCTATGCCCTGGTCCCCTTCGCGGTTGTCCATCAGCGGGCGGCGACGGTGTTCATCCCGTTCCTGCTGGCCATTCCGTTTGTGTTGTTTGTAGTGGCGTGGGCGTCGGGTGTGACCGTCCGCCGGGTGATGCGACCGCTGGACGAGTTGACCGCCACAGCGCGGGTGCTTGCCACCGATCCAGAGCGGGCACCAGACATCCTGCCAGACAGCCCGAACGGGCAAACCCTGCCGGCGACGCAACTGCCGGCAGAGATTGCCCACCTGACGGAGGCTTTCCATGCCATGGCCAGACAGGTGGGAAAGACGATGTCCTACCTGCGCGCCACGAACATCGAGTTGGAAATTGCCCGGCAACGTCTGGAGGACGCGCGTGACAACCTGGAGCGTGAGCTGGCGGCGCGGACAGCCGAAATCGAACGCCGTGAAGAAGCGCGTCTGCGGTCGCAAAAGCTGGAGTTGCTGGGGCACCTCACCGGTGGCATCGCCCATAACTTCAACAATCTTCTGACCGTGATTCTCAGCTACAGCTCGCTTGAACTCAGTCGGCGTGCGCCCGATGATCCGGCGTGTAAGGGGCTTCAGTCTATCCGGCGGGCCGCCGAGCGCGGACGTGATCTCGTCAAGCAGTTGATGGCGTACAGCCGCGCCAGCGAAGCCAGCGCCGCCCTGTGCTTCCCGCTGCACGATGCCCTGCGAACGGTGCAGGGGATGGTGGAACGGCTTTTCAACGAGGAGGTCGAACTGACCACAAACTTCGCCGCTGGCGAAGTCTTCGTGTACGCCATCCCACAGGAACTGGAGCAGGTTTTTCTCAACCTGCTGGTCAATGCCCGCGACGCCATGCCCAACGGAGGCACGATCAGTCTGGAAACCACCCTGGTAACCGATGCTGCGGCGGAAGCCGGCGGCGTGGTCTTTCCGGCCGGAAGCCGCCTGGAGGATTTCCTGGCGGCGCAGCCGGTCGTCCGCATCTCCGTACGCGACACCGGAACCGGCATCCCGCCGGAAGTCATGGCGCGGCTGTGTGAGCCGTTCTTCACGACGAAGGAACAGCACAAGGGCACCGGACTTGGGCTTTCAACGGCCCTGGGGACGATCACTTCCGCCGGAGGGCTGCTGCGGGTTGAAAGCGAAGTTGGGAAGGGGACAGCCTTCCACGTGTACCTGCCGGTGGCTGAGCAGCCAGCCTCTGGCGTTCCAACCTCTGGCTCACATCGGTTGTCGTTCCTCAAGCCGTCGGCGCAGGCGCAGCGGGTGCTGGTCGTTGAGGATGACCCGGACGTGCGGGCGACCGTGGGGGCAGCGCTTCTGGCGGGTGGTTTTGCCGTTGTCGAAGCCAGAGACGGGCAGGCGGCATGGAACATAATCCAGCAACAGGCCGGGCGCTTCGATCTGGTTGTCACCGATGTCCGCATGCCGAACGTCAACGGCGTTCAGTTGGCTTCCTCCATCTGGGAGACTTATCCCGACCTGCCGGTGCTCTTCATTTCGGGCTACGCTGACAGGGAGGATACCGGGCAGAGCTTTGCCTTCCGGGATAACCTCATCTACAAGCCTTTCACGGCGGCTGAAATTGTCGAAAAGGTCAAGTCCATGATGGATAGAAATGCTGCTGAGTACGTAACGAGGGAAACTGAGTAG
- a CDS encoding type II restriction endonuclease, whose amino-acid sequence MEKEDFLRLLRDEVEEFKSAVSTQNGDWIVKGFIDIARNVYTISIDTKVISKVIEILLFPRLSSFAERNSLSIRLPEHQNFYPDISFVDSSGCYFALDIKSTYRIDDRYVNGMTLGTFTGYFRDRKSTKNITRPYNSYKGHFVLGVIYTKIDKLYEQRIYSLNELEYIKSVIGNFSFFIHEKYRIASDRPGSGNTRNIGSVTEVDKLVNGSGPFAALGEEVFDDYWTYYLTRDMARAAELTNPPYTDLPSYLEYKKLKK is encoded by the coding sequence ATGGAGAAAGAAGATTTTTTGAGACTGCTTCGGGATGAAGTTGAGGAATTTAAGTCAGCAGTTTCTACACAAAATGGAGATTGGATAGTCAAGGGATTTATTGACATAGCCAGAAATGTTTATACGATTTCAATAGACACCAAGGTTATCTCGAAGGTTATAGAGATTCTGCTATTCCCCAGACTTTCAAGCTTTGCAGAGAGAAACAGTCTGAGTATCAGACTGCCTGAGCACCAGAATTTCTACCCTGATATAAGTTTTGTTGATAGCAGTGGATGCTATTTTGCTCTTGATATTAAGAGTACCTATAGAATTGATGATAGATATGTGAATGGTATGACTCTTGGAACTTTTACTGGGTATTTTCGAGATAGAAAAAGTACGAAGAATATAACTCGCCCATACAATTCTTACAAAGGGCATTTTGTCCTCGGGGTAATCTACACCAAGATAGATAAATTATATGAGCAAAGAATCTATAGCCTCAACGAGCTTGAGTACATCAAATCTGTAATCGGGAATTTCTCGTTCTTCATTCACGAGAAGTATCGTATTGCTTCGGATCGGCCAGGAAGTGGAAACACAAGAAATATCGGATCGGTCACAGAAGTTGATAAACTGGTTAATGGCTCCGGCCCGTTTGCTGCACTAGGAGAAGAAGTATTTGATGACTACTGGACTTATTACTTGACCAGGGACATGGCCAGAGCAGCCGAGCTGACGAATCCTCCTTACACAGATTTGCCCAGCTATCTGGAATATAAGAAGCTAAAGAAATGA
- the truA gene encoding tRNA pseudouridine(38-40) synthase TruA has translation MMSRPEKNGKVAQPSRYGYRLTIEYDGSRYAGWQEQRQVRTVAGELRRALSEVLADPTLDLGGAGRTDAGVHALGQVAHLRTVTRLDPDELRHRVNDALPSDICVFDVAPAPLSFHARHDAIARYYLYQIALRRMAFAKKYIWWVRDRLDVEKMRAAAEVLRGFHDFTAFSQKGPVDHSLTRDERARTESKLVDVHELTVNLRPGMMVVRIGASHFLWRMVRRIVGALVAVGAGKLTVEDIRLALRRAQPNETIAQLTAPASGLFLEKVEYPRELVDPQPVDVLARLGLPAEREAMVQKYRSEPKRRSPPRPARPGRP, from the coding sequence ATGATGTCCAGGCCAGAGAAGAATGGGAAGGTTGCCCAACCGTCACGCTATGGCTATCGGTTGACGATTGAGTACGACGGCTCACGGTATGCCGGATGGCAGGAACAGCGTCAGGTGCGTACGGTTGCCGGAGAGTTGCGCCGGGCATTGAGCGAAGTGCTTGCCGACCCGACGCTTGACCTGGGCGGGGCCGGGCGGACGGATGCCGGTGTGCATGCGCTGGGGCAGGTTGCCCACCTGCGAACGGTAACGCGCCTGGACCCGGATGAACTGCGTCACCGGGTCAATGACGCGCTGCCGAGTGATATTTGCGTTTTTGATGTCGCACCGGCCCCGCTGAGTTTTCACGCGCGGCACGACGCCATTGCGCGCTATTACCTCTACCAGATTGCGTTGCGGCGGATGGCCTTTGCAAAAAAGTACATCTGGTGGGTGCGGGACCGGCTCGATGTGGAAAAGATGCGCGCGGCAGCGGAAGTCCTGCGGGGTTTTCACGACTTCACGGCGTTTTCCCAGAAGGGCCCAGTTGACCACAGCCTGACGCGCGACGAGCGGGCCCGGACGGAATCGAAGCTCGTGGATGTGCATGAGCTGACCGTGAACCTGCGGCCGGGGATGATGGTCGTGCGGATTGGCGCGTCGCACTTTTTATGGCGGATGGTACGCCGGATTGTCGGGGCGCTGGTGGCCGTCGGCGCTGGAAAGCTGACGGTGGAGGACATCCGGCTGGCGCTGCGGCGGGCGCAGCCGAATGAGACCATCGCGCAGTTGACGGCCCCGGCTTCGGGCCTGTTTCTGGAAAAGGTGGAGTATCCGCGTGAGTTGGTTGACCCGCAGCCAGTGGATGTCCTGGCGCGGCTGGGACTGCCGGCCGAGCGGGAAGCAATGGTGCAGAAGTACCGGTCGGAGCCGAAACGCCGTTCACCGCCGCGGCCGGCGCGCCCCGGCCGCCCCTAG